One stretch of Lacrimispora sphenoides DNA includes these proteins:
- the treR gene encoding trehalose operon repressor, with product MNKYYDIYLDLVKDIKEKKYLPGDFLPVEMKLVEKYHVSRETVRKAQALLMENGLIQKKQGRGAIVLDINKLKFAGSGLVSFNEMQKQQNLKSETAILKNKREKISGELAKKLNLNKKTEVLSLERLRKINGEAVILDKDYLIAGIIPEIPLSAAQLSIYNYIENVLGLNIGYANKEINIEPVTEEDRILLDIHNDTHVAVVRSEVYLEDTRFFQYHESRQRVDTFRFVDFARRKNIVDF from the coding sequence TTGAATAAATATTATGATATATATTTGGATTTGGTAAAGGATATAAAAGAAAAGAAATATTTGCCAGGAGATTTTTTGCCTGTTGAGATGAAGTTAGTTGAGAAATATCACGTTTCAAGAGAGACGGTGAGAAAAGCTCAGGCGCTTTTGATGGAGAATGGCCTTATTCAAAAAAAACAAGGTCGCGGGGCCATTGTTCTGGATATTAATAAGCTCAAATTTGCCGGTTCCGGCCTGGTCAGCTTTAATGAAATGCAAAAACAGCAGAATTTAAAAAGTGAAACAGCCATCTTAAAAAATAAAAGGGAAAAAATTTCAGGAGAATTAGCGAAAAAACTTAATTTAAATAAAAAGACTGAAGTGCTTTCCCTTGAAAGATTGCGAAAGATAAATGGAGAAGCTGTTATTTTAGATAAGGATTACTTAATAGCTGGAATTATTCCGGAGATTCCATTATCTGCTGCACAACTTTCCATCTATAATTATATTGAAAATGTTCTGGGCCTGAATATTGGATACGCTAATAAAGAAATTAACATTGAACCTGTAACAGAAGAAGACAGAATACTGCTTGATATTCATAATGATACCCATGTGGCGGTTGTCAGAAGTGAAGTTTATTTGGAAGATACAAGGTTTTTCCAATACCATGAATCAAGGCAGCGTGTGGATACATTCCGGTTTGTAGACTTTGCAAGAAGAAAAAATATAGTGGATTTTTAA
- the treB gene encoding PTS trehalose transporter subunit IIBC: MNLNEQVKQIINAVGGLSNITSATHCVTRLRFILKDEKTVDTKELEKIEIVKGSFSANGQFQVIVGPGLVNKAYAALIKETGLKEASKEEIKQASNEKLHPIQKGVKVLADIFIPILPAIVAAGILMGLNNLLANPGIFYEKPVLEVHPGWAGISNMINIIASTSFSFLPALVGWSSVKKFGGNPVLGIVLGLILINPALMPGAQYARTPEDVQYWKILGLNIAKIGYQGQVIPILFSSYLLAKTEQFLSKKIPDMVQLIFVAPLTLLITGFFTFTIIGPVTMWFANLITNGVVGLFDISPVIAGVIFGALVSPLVVTGMHHLFLGVNLQMIGALGYATLWPIQVMASLGQGAAALAIFFICKNKKMKGVAVSAAISAWLGITEPAIFGVNLRYRFPFIASMIGAGVAGGIVSLAGVKAGSIGISGLPAFLSIFTEYWGVYFLAMGTSITITIVLTFVFSKMKIFEKQLQDE; encoded by the coding sequence ATGAATTTAAATGAGCAAGTCAAACAAATTATTAATGCGGTGGGCGGACTTTCCAACATAACATCCGCAACCCACTGTGTCACCCGGTTAAGGTTCATTTTAAAAGATGAGAAAACGGTTGACACAAAAGAATTGGAAAAAATAGAAATTGTAAAAGGCAGCTTTTCTGCCAATGGACAATTTCAGGTCATTGTTGGCCCAGGGTTGGTTAACAAAGCATATGCTGCGCTTATCAAAGAAACAGGGTTAAAGGAAGCTAGCAAGGAAGAGATCAAACAGGCGAGTAATGAAAAATTACACCCTATTCAAAAAGGTGTAAAAGTCCTGGCTGATATCTTCATCCCAATTTTACCGGCCATTGTTGCCGCCGGTATATTGATGGGATTAAATAACCTTCTTGCCAATCCAGGGATTTTTTATGAGAAGCCCGTTTTAGAAGTTCATCCTGGTTGGGCCGGCATTTCCAATATGATAAATATTATTGCCAGCACATCATTTTCATTTTTACCTGCATTAGTTGGCTGGTCATCTGTTAAAAAGTTTGGTGGAAATCCTGTTTTAGGTATTGTTCTTGGACTTATTTTAATAAACCCTGCATTAATGCCAGGTGCACAATATGCGAGAACACCTGAGGACGTTCAATATTGGAAAATTTTGGGGCTGAATATTGCGAAAATCGGATATCAGGGGCAAGTAATTCCTATTTTATTCTCATCTTACCTTTTAGCGAAAACTGAGCAGTTTTTATCAAAGAAAATTCCGGATATGGTTCAGCTGATTTTTGTTGCTCCTCTGACACTGTTAATCACCGGATTCTTTACCTTTACAATTATCGGACCTGTTACCATGTGGTTTGCAAACTTAATTACAAACGGAGTTGTTGGTTTATTTGATATTTCACCTGTAATAGCCGGAGTTATATTTGGAGCGCTTGTGTCTCCGCTTGTTGTTACCGGAATGCATCATTTATTCTTAGGAGTTAATTTACAAATGATCGGGGCTCTTGGTTATGCAACACTTTGGCCAATCCAGGTAATGGCCAGCCTTGGACAGGGTGCAGCAGCTTTGGCAATATTCTTCATTTGCAAAAATAAAAAAATGAAAGGCGTTGCAGTATCTGCCGCTATTTCAGCATGGCTTGGTATTACAGAACCTGCCATCTTCGGGGTGAATTTACGTTACCGTTTCCCATTCATTGCATCAATGATTGGTGCCGGAGTTGCAGGAGGAATTGTTTCACTTGCCGGAGTAAAAGCCGGATCAATCGGAATTTCCGGATTACCTGCCTTCCTTTCTATCTTTACGGAATATTGGGGTGTATATTTCCTGGCAATGGGAACTTCCATTACAATTACAATTGTTCTTACCTTTGTATTTTCTAAAATGAAAATTTTTGAGAAGCAATTACAAGATGAATAA